In Cryptomeria japonica chromosome 10, Sugi_1.0, whole genome shotgun sequence, a genomic segment contains:
- the LOC131067545 gene encoding pentatricopeptide repeat-containing protein At2g35030, mitochondrial-like: protein MRMRLRAVKGKEEEIVVVASTAVITAYAAQGRMLAAREVLVGLLAIGIGVDAASWIAMIAGYAQNAQMEKAAELFGIMPPGKRNVVTWTAMISGYVRCGSAAASSALRLFYQMPVQQPNHVTFAALLPACQHLETLQGIHEQILRRGFQSNLFVCNGLVHMYAKLGAIGVARQVFDKMAERNVVSWTAMVASYARVDLREALRLFWRIPQPNVASWNAIIGGCMHHGFIAEALLLFHRMPRRNGVSWNIMIVGYAERGKTEEALKLPEQMPTTDTTVAVVSWNSVIAGFADKGEEEEALRVFRVMQRERESVMMKPNSKTFTLVLPLYGKRASLK from the coding sequence ATGCGAATGCGATTGCGAGCAGTGAAGGGAAAGGAGGAGGAGATTGTGGTGGTGGCCTCCACTGCTGTCATCACAGCGTATGCAGCGCAGGGGCGGATGTTGGCGGCTCGGGAGGTGTTGGTGGGATTGCTCGCAATCGGAATCGGCGTTGACGCGGCGTCGTGGATTGCCATGATCGCGGGATATGCGCAGAACGCCCAAATGGAAAAGGCGGCGGAGCTATTTGGCATAATGCCGCCGGGAAAGAGAAATGTGGTGACATGGACGGCCATGATTTCAGGGTATGTGCGCTGTGGTTCAGCGGCAGCCTCTAGCGCTTTGCGTTTATTTTATCAAATGCCCGTGCAACAACCCAACCACGTAACCTTCGCCGCTCTCCTGCCTGCCTGCCAACATTTGGAGACGTTGCAGGGCATCCATGAGCAAATTCTGCGGCGGGGGTTTCAATCCAACCTGTTCGTGTGCAATGGGCTTGTTCACATGTATGCTAAACTGGGGGCAATTGGCGTTGcacgccaagtgtttgacaaaatggcaGAGCGGAATGTGGTGTCGTGGACGGCCATGGTGGCTTCATATGCGCGAGTAGATTTGCGGGAGGCGCTGAGGCTGTTCTGGAGAATACCGCAACCCAACGTGGCCTCCTGGAACGCCATTATTGGGGGATGCATGCACCATGGCTTTATCGCGGAGGCGCTCCTCCTCTTCCACCGGATGCCTCGCAGAAATGGAGTTTCATGGAACATAATGATTGTGGGATACGCAGAGAGGGGGAAAACAGAGGAGGCCCTGAAACTCCCGGAGCAGATGCCCACAACGGATACCACTGTTGCTGTCGTCTCATGGAATTCCGTGATTGCAGGATTCGCAGAcaagggagaggaggaggaggctCTGAGGGTATTTCGGGTGAtgcaaagggaaagggaaagtgtGATGATGAAGCCAAACTCTAAAACCTTCACACTTGTTCTGCCTTTGTATGGCAAGAGGGCGAGTCTGAAATAG